A part of Fundulus heteroclitus isolate FHET01 chromosome 23, MU-UCD_Fhet_4.1, whole genome shotgun sequence genomic DNA contains:
- the LOC118557562 gene encoding uncharacterized protein LOC118557562 isoform X2 yields MSLRSSQSTPAPCALRPNPHHPPRTIMDVRSNGSWPPVDEVRGSSISSTGWAAVPRIGPGSRAPPSRTAHSLTRFSPLVRLRPPLGRQVATLEGGVVSGLSWQGHAACCHLCFVHRCSRLAGGRSRRTCSSSAAPELHYKICTRTAGGCLSVTVVVPPRAPSSSFELLSPSRVASWDFPVHLEWSLASRTRRTPDDSQVPSAVLNPPVLLGPLAPLSAARTPTTNVQLSPHCRPPRSGYLHLVIDLVPAARVPARVSSSPQISFAA; encoded by the exons ATGTCTCTCAGATCAAGCCAGTCAACTCCAGCCCCTTGTGCCCTCCGGCCGAACCCCCACCACCCTCCCAGGACCATCATGGACGTCAGATCCAACGGATCGTGGCCTCCCGTCGACGAGGTAAGGGGTTCCAGTATCTCGTCGACTGGGTGGGCCGCGGTCCCGAGGATCGGTCCTGGATCCCGGGCTCCGCCATCCCGGACCGCTCATTCATTGACTCGTTTCTCTCCTCTCGTCCGTCTACGTCCTCCTCTGGGCCGCCAGGTGGcgacccttgaggggggggtggtgtcaggactcagctggcagggcCATGCAGCCTGTTGCCATCTTTGCTTCGTCCACAGGTGTTCGCGGTTGGCTGGTGGGCGGAGTAggcgcacctgcagctcgtcaGCAGCACCGGAGCTGCACTATAAGATCTGCACTCGGACAGCGGGTGGATGCCtgagtgttaccgttgtg gtacctCCTCGTGCTCCTTCGTCCTCCTTCGAGCTCCTCAGTCCTTCTCGTGTTGCCTCTTGGGATTTCCCCGTTCATCTCGAGTGGAGCCTAGCTTCTCGGACGAGACGCACTCCCGACGACTCCCAGGTTCCATCCGCTGTCCTGAATcctccggtgctgctcggacctctcGCCCCGCTCTCAGCCGCCCGGACACCTACGACCAACGTTCAGCTGAGTCCACACTGCCGTCCTCCCCGGTCGGGTTACTTGcacctcgtg ATCGACCTGGTCCCCGCCGCCCGAGTTCCTGCCCGAGTATCTTCCAGCCCGCAGATTAGCTTCGCCGCCTAG
- the LOC118557562 gene encoding uncharacterized protein LOC118557562 isoform X1: MSLRSSQSTPAPCALRPNPHHPPRTIMDVRSNGSWPPVDEVRGSSISSTGWAAVPRIGPGSRAPPSRTAHSLTRFSPLVRLRPPLGRQVATLEGGVVSGLSWQGHAACCHLCFVHRCSRLAGGRSRRTCSSSAAPELHYKICTRTAGGCLSVTVVVPPRAPSSSFELLSPSRVASWDFPVHLEWSLASRTRRTPDDSQVPSAVLNPPVLLGPLAPLSAARTPTTNVQLSPHCRPPRSGYLHLVVSLRSPEYFPWGFPFPELTFSPYL, translated from the exons ATGTCTCTCAGATCAAGCCAGTCAACTCCAGCCCCTTGTGCCCTCCGGCCGAACCCCCACCACCCTCCCAGGACCATCATGGACGTCAGATCCAACGGATCGTGGCCTCCCGTCGACGAGGTAAGGGGTTCCAGTATCTCGTCGACTGGGTGGGCCGCGGTCCCGAGGATCGGTCCTGGATCCCGGGCTCCGCCATCCCGGACCGCTCATTCATTGACTCGTTTCTCTCCTCTCGTCCGTCTACGTCCTCCTCTGGGCCGCCAGGTGGcgacccttgaggggggggtggtgtcaggactcagctggcagggcCATGCAGCCTGTTGCCATCTTTGCTTCGTCCACAGGTGTTCGCGGTTGGCTGGTGGGCGGAGTAggcgcacctgcagctcgtcaGCAGCACCGGAGCTGCACTATAAGATCTGCACTCGGACAGCGGGTGGATGCCtgagtgttaccgttgtg gtacctCCTCGTGCTCCTTCGTCCTCCTTCGAGCTCCTCAGTCCTTCTCGTGTTGCCTCTTGGGATTTCCCCGTTCATCTCGAGTGGAGCCTAGCTTCTCGGACGAGACGCACTCCCGACGACTCCCAGGTTCCATCCGCTGTCCTGAATcctccggtgctgctcggacctctcGCCCCGCTCTCAGCCGCCCGGACACCTACGACCAACGTTCAGCTGAGTCCACACTGCCGTCCTCCCCGGTCGGGTTACTTGcacctcgtggtaagcttacgttccCCTGAATACTTTCCTTGGGGCTTTCCCTTCCCAGAATTAACGTTCTCCCCTTACCTCTAG